The genomic window GTGCCGGACGCCTGGAGCGTGCGGCCGCGCGGCAGCTCGACGGCGCCCGTGCAGGTCGGTGCCGGGGACTTCACGATGGACTACGCCTTCCCCGAGCCGGTCCCCGCGGCCTTCACCACGATCGCCTGGCGACTCGGTCACGTCATCGTCGGCGTGCTCGCCGCGCGCAACGCGGCGCACTTCGGCGCGCCGGCGGCGTCGTACGAGACCTGGGAGTACGGTGGCAGCGCGGCCATCGCGCTCGACCAGCTCGAGGCCCAGCTCGACGTCTGGCTGGCCGGGGTGCGCGGCCTCGGCGAGGCCGGGCTCCGGGTCCCGGTCGGCGCGAAGGAGCCCTTCCCCGAGGCGCCCATGGCCGATCTGGTGCTGCACATCCACCGCGAGCTGATCCACCACCTGTCCGAGGTCTGCCTGCTGCG from Micromonospora kangleipakensis includes these protein-coding regions:
- a CDS encoding DinB family protein yields the protein MDADELDWNRTLREQWEFHWNHQLRARLDGLTDDEYFWSPVPDAWSVRPRGSSTAPVQVGAGDFTMDYAFPEPVPAAFTTIAWRLGHVIVGVLAARNAAHFGAPAASYETWEYGGSAAIALDQLEAQLDVWLAGVRGLGEAGLRVPVGAKEPFPEAPMADLVLHIHRELIHHLSEVCLLRDLYLHPKPATSGATR